The following nucleotide sequence is from Zea mays cultivar B73 chromosome 1, Zm-B73-REFERENCE-NAM-5.0, whole genome shotgun sequence.
TTCACAGTTTTGGTCATCACATATCTCCAAAACCTTCTGCACAACATAGTTTGCGAACTGGTTACATAATATGCAAATTGGTCTTTCATCGTTGCCTAGAAGACATAAGTTTACATTACAAGTGTTGTTAGAATGCATCGAGTCTAATCTTGCAGCAGCAGGCCATCATACTTCTGATTTTAAAAGAAAAAAGGCGAGCTGAGAATCATTGTTGAAAACAAACATGTAACGGCTCGTTCTCATCAGTTGTGCCAACTACCAAGCATTTCATTTATCAGAATCTGTCGTTGCTCAGGAGAACCAAAAGTAAGACAATTCTCAATAACATTGGATGCAAATTTCTGCTAGCTCATCTTCACTATCTTTTCTCGTgtcaatataacacacatttgtacataattttttgtggtattatatgtttccgttgcaacgcacgggcactcacctggtATATATATAAGTGAAAAGTTATGGAGGACAAACATAGGTGGAAGGGGCTTCATCGGTGTTAGAAGGAAGAGTGTCGATCATTGGAGGCTTGTAGTTGATGGAGCATCAACATGGGTGAGTATGGATATGGAAGAAGAGCATACAAGTAAGGAAAGAGAGGTCGAGGAGTTAGGCCACACGGATGAGGAAATTTTTTCTCTCGACGACGGTGGACAAGAGAAAGACCATTGAAGAAGACTTGGCCCGCACTAGTTGTTGTCTTGGTACGTTGCGGAGATTGCTCGTTGATCAACTCTTTGAGTGCTTAATAGTTCGGACTTCATCTCAGATTCATATCAATATTGAGGTTTAATCGCAACTAAATCAAAAGAGAGATGAAAGTGTGTAAATAAAGGAGAGAATTTGAGAAGTAAAGGTGAAAGTGTGTGAACGAATCAATCACTTCCTATATTTATAGAGTGGATTAGTTTTTTGAATTGTTTAATTTTTTTAGATTTTTCACATTCGAACGGATAAAACAACTCGGACCAATCAAAGACATTCACATCGGCTATTGACCGTCGTTACCAACCAGACTTGATCTATAACAGCTACGACCTCAACGTGCAGGTCAGTACCACTTGTGCCCGCTCCAATGCCGCTCTTGTCGCCCGACCCAATCGGTTAGCAGACCAGTCGATCGACTAGATTAATCGTTCGCCGATGCGTCCGTTGTGGTCTATTTCAAAACATAGGACCTATTTGGTAGCAAGGTTTATTTATAGTTTCCAACATAATACTATGATATTTAAAATATTGTATTATTATAGACAAGAGGTGTTTGGTTGAACTTTGTAAAACAAAGTTTCGAATACCTCAGAATTACCAAAAATGCATTATTTTTTAAAGTATTGATACCATAGTTTAGATCAAACCTTTCTAAACCATGCTATGCTATGCTAAAGCCATAGTATCTCTAAAAGCACAACTGGTGCAATATGCTACCCATACTCACAACCCGCGGGTGTCACAAACCTACGAATATACCTGCGGACACATAATTATACACATATATCTATATATATCATCAATATATATACTTATACACACATATAAATATACATATAAAAACATGTATACATATAATATATCCACATATACAACTACATATATACCCAAGTATATTCATGGCGGTGGCAGGTACTTGGGTTTGCGAGCTCCGGTATAATATTTTCATATCCGTGAGAAAAATtcatcggattgagaatcaaacccACAAACTCTCAGCTAAACTTGTATCATGTAGAGTTTTTATCCGGGAACATGCGGTTAAAATATGCACGTAGCCATTCACTCGTATTTGATTTTTTTTCGTGCTCCGTACCTGCATTCAAAGTCCACTGGCATAGAGACAGGGCCCACTCCGCAGGCCGCAGCAATTGTCTTGCTTTCGCACACCTCAATCTGTGCCGGACGCGACCAAATTCGAAATTGCCCAACGTCTCGCCTCTCGCGACCTCCGCTCCCCATTTCAAACCGAAAGGTCCGAAACCCCATCTCGACCCCGTTCTGCCGTATCTCCGATCCGCCTCCGCCGCCGTCTCCCCTGCCCAGGCGCCGGAAGTCCACCTCGGGCTCCAGCATATCCGCGATGCATCTGGACGGCGTCGACGACGAGCTCGGAGGCGGCAGCTGcgccccctcccccgcgcgctTTGAGCTCCAAGAGGATCCTTCCTTCTGGAAGGACAACAATGTGCAGGTAGAGTTTTATCCGCCTCAATGCGAGTTGCCTCCTCCGGACCTCCCCTTCCACTCAGCCATCGTTTCTCTCCCCTAGCTGGAGTGCTCTAGTCTAAGCTCGCGCGGGACTGCGCCCGTTAGCATTTCATCGAGCACATCTATGTTTCTAGTCGTTTAACTGCTCCAATCTACAGGTTGCGATCCGTATCCGGCCGCTGAGCGGCAGTGAGGTGTCGATGCAGGGGCAGAAGCGGTGCGTCAGGCAGGATAGTAGCCAGAGCCTTACCTGGATTGGACACCCCGAGTCCAGGTTCACTTTCGATCTTGTCGCTGACGAACATGTCACGCAGGTGCTTTTGCTGCTCTCGATTCTCAGTTTAGCATTCGTCCCTCTTTCCATCTGCTGACTTATTTTCGTGCTAACTGTGCAAAATGCGTAACTTCAGGAGGGCATGTTCAATGTTGCCGGGGTGCCCATGGTGGAGAACTGCATAGCTGGCTATAACAGCTGCATGTTTGCTTACGGGCAGGTAAACTGCAGGTTTCACTTGCTAGTCGCTGCTGTAAATACTCAAGTTTTAAGATTGCATTATTCTGTTATTACAAAATTATCTGCTTCTGCTAGACTGGAAGCGGAAAAACACATACAATGCTTGGTGACATAGAAAATGGAACACGGAGGAACAATGTGAATTGTGGTATAACTCCTCGAGTGTTTGAGCATCTCTTTGTAAGGATCCAAAAGGCAAGTCTCGAAGATCTGTTGCTTTCTAGACGCCTAATTTTGGGCTTTTGGCTGACATGACATGTTACTGTTCTTAGCTAAATGTACTCCTTACGGTTTGCAGGAAAAAGAATTAAGGAGAGATGAAAAGCTCATGTTTACTTGTAAATGCTCATTTTTGGAGATTTATAATGAGCAGATTCTGGATCTGCTCAACCCAAATTCTGTAAACTTGCAGGTAATTCATGCACGGATTTTGTAGTTGTACATATATTTGCATGCCTTGTTGTAGTTATACCTCGTGTTAATTTAATGGTCCCTGCTTTTTTCTTTGTTGCATCTTTTTATGTGCTGTTAGCAAATGTCTATATTTcgagatatacattattcataTCATTAGCTGattagctctagtttgattctttcAGATAAGGGAGGATGCCAGAAAGGGTATACATGTTGAGAATTTGACGGAACATGAAATCTCCAATGCTCGAGAAGCGCTGCAACAACTTATTGAGGTTGTTTGATGGAATAATTTCATTTTATTCTGTATTTTATGCTGAGGTTTGTCTCTAGTTGGGATTGTTGGAAGCTTGAATCCCTTTTGCCTGTTCAAACAGAATCGAGTTTGCACAATTGTCTGGTTCCTAAGTTTAAGATTCAGTACATGACTGACCTTAATATACATTCTTCATTTCTTTCCAGGGAGCAGCAAACAGAAAGGTAGCAGCCACCAATATGAACCGAGCAAGTAGCCGCTCTCATAGTGTTTTCACCTGCCTTATAGAAAGTAAGGTACATGAAAGATGAAACACATATTCTCCAGAGTTGTTACTGGTTTGTAATAAGATCTCATTGTGGTTCTCTAGTTTCAAGGTGTCATAGTGGTATTATATATTCAACCTTATTATTGTTCGTTATGACGCACACATATTGCCCTTACTTTCTCTTGAAATTAATTATTCAGTGGGAGTCACAAGGTATCAAGCACCACCGCTTTTCTCGACTCAACCTTGTTGACCTTGCGGGCTCAGAGAGGTAACTTGCATAAGTAACATCACATATAATCATCTGATATGACTATAATGGAATTTTAGTGCGGCCACTTTTCAATGTCTTTCACTCTCCTGTTTAGCACGCATGACTTCTGCCTTGCAGGCAAAAGAGCTCAGGTGCTGAAGGGGAGCGATTGAAGGAAGCTACCAACATCAACAAATCACTATCAACTTTGGGGTTAGTTGATTATTTTCTAATAATACCACAAACTGTGGAAAATCTTTTGAAATTTGTTATAAACTTAGTATGTGAGTCAGATTAAAGTCATAGCATGACATATTTTGTAACTATTTTGGTCAATGGCATCATTGCAGACTTGTCATTACGAACCTAATTGCTGTGTCAAACAAAAAGTCACAGCATGTTCCATACAGAGATTCAAAATTAACATTCCTCCTCCAGGTAATATCAGCAACTGATGCAGTAAAGTTGCTCATGTTGTAACTTGGCATCTAAGGAGCTATTATATGATTGCAAAATTTTTAGATGTGAGTTTACATTCTCTTTGCTGATAAAAGATTTGGTATGCCTTTCACTGCTTTCCAGGATTCCCTTGGAGGAAATTCAAAAACGACCATAATTGCAAACATAAGCCCATCCAGCTGGTAGACTCCTAATCATGATTGTTCTATTCAACTACCCTTTTTATTTTGAAGCTTCCATTCCATTTTGAAAGTTACACATTTGATATTTCTCGCTTTCTATCCAGTTGTGCTGCTGAGACATTAAGCACATTGAAATTCGCGCAACGAGCTAAATATATAAGGAATAATGTAAGTAACCTGCACACATTTAGAATACCACCTTTTTTGTGCAAGCGTCGGCCGTCAGCTGACTATTACTTTTTGTAGGCTATAATTAATGAGGATGCTTCTGGTGATGTTCTTAGCATGCGTTTACAGATCCAGAACCTTAAGGTATATATAAGTTGATACTTTACCAGATACTTACTGTATATTGGAGACAACTGCCTAAATATTCTTATTGGATTAACATTTGTAGTGTGTAGATTATCATTCATCTTAAACTTACCTGCTTTTGCAGAAAGTAATCAGCCGTTTGCAAGGACAATTGGGTTCTGATAAAACAGAAAGCATTGCCTCTCATGGGTTTGTCTGCGAGTCCCCTAGCACATTCAAATGGGATCAGGGTCATGGCATGTTCACTCCACTTACTTTTGATAAAAGGGCTACACAGGTATTCAAAGCTCTTCTTGCTTGCAGAACTTGATGTGCTTGCAGTCTACTTACACTATTTTGTTGGTACCTTGTGTTCAGAGGAACGATTGTGATGCTGCCCTTGTCGCTGCTTTTAGGAGGGAACAAGAGAAGGAAGCACAATTGAAGGCAGTAATAGATGCAAAGCAGACTGCTGAACAGCTGGTCTGTAGTTCTTCATgattttgcatctctaccttcaaAGCACTTAAAGCAAAAATATACATGGATAGCCATGTGTTTGCTGATTTTAATATTCTGTTCCTACGCAGGTAGCTCAAAAGACAGAAGAGGTAAGAAGTTTCAAGATGAGGCTTAAGTTTCGTGAAGAACGGATCAAAAGATTGGAGCAGGTTGCTTCAGGGAAGTTATCTGCTGAAGCACATCTTTTGCAAGAGAAGGAAAACCTTGTAAAGGAATTAGAGGTCCTGCGGGGTCAATTAGATCGTAATCCAGAAATTACAAAATTTGCAATGGAGAATCTACAATTAAAGGAAGAGCTACGAAGGTTAGTATTACTGTCTatagcgaaagggcctctagcctagtggttaaggatttccgagtagcacctccaagtcctGAGTTCGATTCCCCTCGGGAGCGAATTttcaggcttggttaaaaaatcccctcgctgtgccccatgcgctctcgggttacgatgtcctgtgcgccaccctccggttgggcCATTGCAGAGTTGATAGTTGACGCCGGTCTGTTAGTGATGgggggccagggttcggggattttctcggccgggaccattgtttcggtctcttcttaatataataccgggagggcggtctttccctccccggccgagtATTACTGTCTATATTATGATGCTCTTTAAATGTTTATGGAATATGGACTCATCTTTTCTAGTTTGATTGCTGGCAAAGAATAACTGATTCTTGAATATATCATTGTCTGAAATAGCTGTTTCTAGGATTTCAGTTATTTTTATTGTTCTGTTAACCTTACCAGTCACTTTTATTTTGTTGAATATTTTGTTACGTGATTACGGCTCATTTTTTGTATGTGACTGATGGCAAGGAGTAACTGATTCTTGAATATTTTATTGTCTAAATAAACTTATTGGTCTTTACTTGTTTATCCGCTCGGAGTTTAGTTGGAATTTTAATGGACTTCTATTGTTACTTCAAAAATAACAGGTTGCAGTCATTTGTTGATGAAGGTGAACGAGAAATGATGCATGAGCAAATCATTGTTTTACAAGATAAGGTATTGCATTGCAAACTCATCTGGATTCATTGAAGTTGTGAGCTTACTTAATAATTTGATTTGCAGCTGCTTGAGGCACTTGACTGGAAGCTTATGAATGAGAAGGAACCTATTAACAAGGTTTGCTTATAAATATATGAAAAAAATGAAGGATGTGAATCCCTTTATATGTAAAAAATCCAGTTGTATTTACTTCATGGAACTATACATGCTTAACTTGCCTTATATATGAAAAACTTATGCAGGGTCTCTCATTATTTGGGGAGTCAGCTGGCGATGAGGAAAATGAGTTTCTTCGTTTGCAGGTTGGTGAAAGCATACAACtgcgacatatacaactctgattATACCTTTGTTTATATAAGTATGTTTATTCATTTGTGGCTGTAACTACTTTATAATTTTGTACTGCAGGCTATTCAAAATGAGAGAGAAATTGAGTCGTTGCGTAAAAAAATGACATTCTGCCTTGAAGCAAAAGATAATCTTGAAAGGTATACATTTTGTTCTGCCTCGGCTTGCTGTTACTAGGTTTATTACTATTAATCAATATGTTTTCTTCTTCTATAGACTATTGAGATATTTATGTTTTTAGAGATGGCTAATAATATTCCCTGTCACTCCAAATGGTaagttggttaggacatggacatGGTTTCTAATATGACATTTTGACTTGTAATTTTTTTTGAACAAATGCAGGAGAGCTGCgtgtcattatattaagaagacgaAAAAAAACATAGGAGAGACAAGACTTGTCAACCCCTAATACAAAGGCCCCTAGGCCGAGACCCCCTGACATTAACACAACGCGCCACACACACATAGCAACAACCCGACCAAAACGACCACCAGCAGGCAAACTGCTAGGGTCCCCTAGGGAGCTGGCGCGGGAGGAGGTCCTGCAGAGCTGATGCACCAGCCAAGCACCAAACGCTGCCCTTCTCAATCACAACACTCTGAACTCGCTGGGTGCAGGGCACAACCCCCTAAAAAACACAAGCATTACGGTGCTTCCAAATCTCTCAAGCGACCAAAATGATCAAGGAATTAAGACCTTTTCTTAGACTCTTCTCCACTTTCTTTATACTTTGACACCACCAATTTGAGAAACGAGTGCATCCAGGCTGAGGTACAATGGCTAGGAGGCCTATACTATTCTAATTAGATAGAAAATGCTATATATTATGAAAGTATTTTTCATCATGAATATAGTAACATCAACCATGTGTTGTCGATCAATGTGGCTTTTCATATATTGAAGGATTATAAGAGTTCGATTGTCTAAAAT
It contains:
- the LOC103644012 gene encoding kinesin-like protein KIN-12G; the encoded protein is MHLDGVDDELGGGSCAPSPARFELQEDPSFWKDNNVQVAIRIRPLSGSEVSMQGQKRCVRQDSSQSLTWIGHPESRFTFDLVADEHVTQEGMFNVAGVPMVENCIAGYNSCMFAYGQTGSGKTHTMLGDIENGTRRNNVNCGITPRVFEHLFVRIQKEKELRRDEKLMFTCKCSFLEIYNEQILDLLNPNSVNLQIREDARKGIHVENLTEHEISNAREALQQLIEGAANRKVAATNMNRASSRSHSVFTCLIESKWESQGIKHHRFSRLNLVDLAGSERQKSSGAEGERLKEATNINKSLSTLGLVITNLIAVSNKKSQHVPYRDSKLTFLLQDSLGGNSKTTIIANISPSSCCAAETLSTLKFAQRAKYIRNNAIINEDASGDVLSMRLQIQNLKKVISRLQGQLGSDKTESIASHGFVCESPSTFKWDQGHGMFTPLTFDKRATQRNDCDAALVAAFRREQEKEAQLKAVIDAKQTAEQLVAQKTEEVRSFKMRLKFREERIKRLEQVASGKLSAEAHLLQEKENLVKELEVLRGQLDRNPEITKFAMENLQLKEELRRLQSFVDEGEREMMHEQIIVLQDKLLEALDWKLMNEKEPINKGLSLFGESAGDEENEFLRLQAIQNEREIESLRKKMTFCLEAKDNLERHVNELTTELELTKKHNNTYKEFKAAQLQEQGEADLHNLSDAQMELKTLVDAIASASQREAEAHETAIGLAKENEELRLQLKVLIEDNKRLVELYEHTVVNVEANQDGNPVDDLLNAQPAATSDFHAHNSSSVAQESKIVDEKCTNEDNFSRVTSVELRLQLEEMHEENDRLMGLYEKAMQERDEFKRKILEQSDSEAVKHIQLDEKDVEMSEAAENPEVKHIHDSTIAALKEVLQIVRSKLELVQDKVVSAQDAVKYFKALEIASGKAEELSARIELQRLGAQRGQEEITFLKSVLSESQKKKNAFEGKYFLPAASCWNLVLKTKSLAESKFDASFGSMNQKKEQLNHLQTRKIELSAARTRARESETELKSKIDGLKAKLRAHEAQRKEEEKVLFAIDNLDTSTTLMHKPKNYGKATDLLKSEEDRMKLLCELQKAREQRSMVHKEIRSMNECDYIDREIGVLEAEIEDSCISILETDIEKFVRDNTLAEIWEGSAKDLEALLVDYQDCVFQVNLKEEEIKVCSESLQYQARDMDKLQSKLNQAIRELGELLQDRRSLTACSLDEPTLPVGEKVAADLEAVRIHVDEAKQLLILDNQANS